A region from the Arachis ipaensis cultivar K30076 chromosome B01, Araip1.1, whole genome shotgun sequence genome encodes:
- the LOC107643561 gene encoding uncharacterized protein LOC107643561 isoform X1, protein MDSNRSNNAPGRKVKFAPKAPPRRAPKKEVKAELAEDHDAEQAKDLLRRFNESAMNGRHKVEKKVSASQIAFGYGGEATSFKPYRNPSSGSDNSAFSGVREKEYKEPWDYYSNYPVTLPLRRPYSGNPELLDEEEFGEAAESRTFDENSTNPAKELGLLEENPETSVFLIQLPAALPAIKGSASSGGQDGSESSCKPQGSMKKVKPCKLNELPPGLMGKMLVYKSGAIKLKLGDTLYDVSPGSNCTFAQDVAVMNTAEKHCCAIGEISKRVTVTPDIDDMISVTRWVKPPIGKVKLNCNTSLSLAMVESKETGKLEARNTAGFGAVLRDDKGAWFKGCAGNLPPEWSVCHREIFAMWTGLRLAWDCGVRDVVCETDSREAFMAVQQHPETVQRDYDDLLMNIQEMQSRSWKVEFNLVLREANNVAHLLAEKGAEGSEDSVKYVEWLRPLNFVLDAVRRDSQAS, encoded by the exons ATGGATTCAAACCGTTCAAATAATGCCCCAGGAAGGAAG GTTAAATTCGCACCAAAAGCGCCACCTCGCCGAGCGCCAAAGAAAGAAGTTAAAGC TGAACTGGCCGAGGATCATGATGCGGAACAGGCCAAGGATTTGCTTCGGCGCTTCAAT GAAAGTGCCATGAATGGCAGGCACAAGGTTGAGAAAAAAG TGTCAGCTTCACAGATTGCCTTTGGTTATGGAGGCGAAGCAACATCCTTCAAGCCATATCGCAATCCCAGCAGTGGCAGTGACAATTCTGCATTCAGTG GTGTGAGAGAGAAAGAATACAAAGAACCATGG GACTATTACAGTAATTATCCTGTTACACTCCCATTGAGGAGGCCTTATTCAGGAAACCCAG AACTCCTTGATGAAGAGGAATTTGGGGAGGCTGCAGAATCCAGAACCTTCGATGAAAATTCAACAAATCCAGCAAAGGAGCTTGGCCTTTTG GAGGAAAACCCGGAGACAAGTGTGTTCTTGATCCAGTTACCAGCAGCTTTGCCAGCGATTAAAGGATCAGCTTCTTCTGGAGGCCAAGATGGCAGTGAGAGCTCTTGTAAACCTCAAGGATCCATGAAAAAAGTGAAGCCCTGTAAGTTGAATGAACTACCACCTGGCCTCATGGGCAAAATGCTTGTATACAAGAGTGGTGCTATCAAGCTGAAGCTTGGCGATACACTTTATGAT GTTTCCCCCGGTTCAAATTGTACATTTGCTCAAGATGTTGCTGTTATGAATACTGCTGAAAAACATTGTTGCGCAATTGGGGAGATCAGCAAGCGTGTCACTGTAACTCCAGATATAGATGACATG ATTAGTGTGACTCGTTGGGTGAAGCCTCCTATTGGTAAGGTGAAGCTGAATTGTAATACAAGTCTATCCCTGGCGATGGTGGAATCCAAGGAGACGGGGAAACTCGAGGCGAGGAACACAGCTGGTTTTGGGGCCGTTTTGAGAGATGACAAAGGAGCTTGGTTTAAAGGTTGTGCTGGAAATCTTCCTCCTGAGTGGTCGGTCTGTCACCGTGAGATCTTTGCCATGTGGACAGGTCTTCGTCTTGCTTGGGATTGTGGTGTGAGGGATGTTGTTTGTGAGACTGATTCGCGGGAGGCCTTCATGGCAGTGCAGCAGCACCCGGAGACGGTGCAAAGAGACTATGATGACTTGTTGATGAATATTCAGGAAATGCAGAGTAGAAGTTGGAAGGTAGAGTTTAATCTAGTGTTGAGGGAAGCTAACAATGTTGCTCATCTGCTGGCCGAGAAAGGAGCAGAGGGTAGTGAGGATAGTGTGAAGTACGTGGAGTGGCTGCGACCTTTGAATTTCGTTCTGGATGCTGTCCGTCGTGATTCTCAAGCCTCTTGA
- the LOC107643580 gene encoding growth-regulating factor 1 isoform X2, producing MASGISIPPDLLFSIKRGYHLDHSRLFPHHHPPQHLGWNYLQMGLGRKIDPEPGRCRRTDGKKWRCSKEAYPDSKYCERHMHRGKNRSRKPVEQQQPLKQSPAAAPTNTDDAAASSHHAPSSSTTTTILSITNNNNNSLSPLSSASLSSHHDLYHQHQHQHSFLYHHQPSSRSSNSIGFSFQDNNNAAPLFLDTQTNTDCRERYIYGLKEEVDEHAFFTEPSGTMRSFSASSMDDSWQLTPLTISSSTSSKQRSCSGLSNENNNEYSYLQLHHHNNNNNSKQREAEQDHGCYMALGKEEEPHHQKTTVHRFFDEWPHKSRGGSSWLDLDDKSSTTQLSISIPTSSHDFTTFTSRNTRDG from the exons ATGGCTTCTGGCATCTCCATCCCCCCTGATCTCCTCTTCTCCATCAAAAGAGGCTACCACCTTGACCACTCTAGGCTCTTCCCTCACCACCACCCTCCACAACACC TTGGATGGAACTATCTGCAGATGGGTCTGGGAAGAAAGATAGACCCTGAACCAGGAAGATGCAGAAGAACCGATGGAAAAAAATGGAGATGCTCAAAGGAAGCATATCCAGATTCAAAGTACTGTGAGAGGCACATGCACAGAGGCAAGAACCGTTCAAGAAAGCCTGTGGAACAACAACAACCTTTGAAACAATCACCAGCAGCAGCACCAACCAACACGGATGATGCTGCTGCTTCTTCTCATCATGCTCCATCTTCTTCAACCACAACAACAATCTTATCAAtcaccaacaacaacaataactctctctctcctctctcatcTGCATCACTGTCCTCTCATCATGACCTTTATcatcaacaccaacaccaacactcCTTCCTCTACCACCACCAACCCTCTTCAAGGTCCTCCAACTCCATTGGCTTCTCTTTTCAGGACAACAACAACGCTGCTCCTTTGTTTCTTGACACCCAGACCAACACCGACTGCAG AGAGAGGTATATTTATGGGCTGAAAGAGGAGGTGGATGAGCATGCTTTCTTCACTGAACCTTCGGGAACAATGAGAAGCTTCTCTGCTTCGTCCATGGATGATTCATGGCAGCTGACACCACTCACCATAAGCTCCTCAACTTCTTCGAAGCAGAGGAGCTGCTCTGGCTTGTCCAATGAAAACAACAACGAGTACTCTTACTTGCAGCTtcaccaccataacaacaacaacaactcaaagcAAAGAGAAGCAGAACAAGATCATGGTTGCTACATGGCTCTTGGGAAAGAAGAAGAGCCACATCATCAGAAGACCACCGTTCATCGTTTCTTCGATGAATGGCCTCACAAGAGTAGAGGAGGCTCATCCTGGCTTGATTTGGATGATAAATCTTCCACTACTCAGCTTTCCATTTCCATCCCCACATCCTCTCATGACTTCACAACCTTCACTTCAAGGAACACTAGAG atgGTTAA
- the LOC107643567 gene encoding mediator of RNA polymerase II transcription subunit 20a isoform X2: MTVKWILHWTPTQGSVVNSQILNEISQCVESFNAVKDGRWKATLTFYRPNLRDPTIPSEFPRDFLGISLLEQPNKYYFIIRGNKIILEADSTILTIMEKLQSYKSKVALNFEYKMGDFQMKVVKVVPNQGESLRGILIEIEYLPISSIEKAKPIMEEFLELWREVMSKKSLPGHFSQAEPHFAEYKLPDNYTSQHTAIQYAAALAQLIASAQLRG, translated from the exons ATGACAGTCAAATG GATTCTTCACTGGACTCCAACCCAAGGATCCGTCGTCAATAGCCAAATCCTGAACGAGATTTCGCAGTGCGTCGAGAGCTTCAATGCCGTCAAAGACGGAAGGTGGAAGGCTACCCTCACTTTCTACAGACCCAATTTGCgag ACCCAACGATTCCCAGCGAATTCCCGCGTGATTTTCTGGGGATTTCGCTTTTGGAGCAGCCCAACAAATACTACTTCATAATTCGCGGTAACAAAATAATCCTCGAGGCTGATTCTACTATCTTGACTATAATGGAGAAATTGCAGTCTTATAAATCCAAAGTTGCTCTTAATTTCGAG TATAAAATGGGTGACTTTCAGATGAAGGTGGTCAAAGTTGTTCCCAATCAAGGTGAAAGTCTCAGAGGAATTTTGATTGAG ATTGAGTATCTCCCTATCTCATCAATCGAAAAAGCCAAGCCAATTATGGAAGAATTTCTTGAGCTGTGGCGAGAAGTCATGTCTAAAAAATCATTACCAGGGCATTTCTCGCAAGCAGAACCACATTTTGCAGAGTATAAGCTTCCCGACAATTATACCTCACAACATACAGCTATCCAGTATGCTGCTGCGTTAGCCCAACTAATTGCATCAGCACAGTTAAGGGGCTAG
- the LOC107643561 gene encoding uncharacterized protein LOC107643561 isoform X2, producing the protein MDSNRSNNAPGRKVKFAPKAPPRRAPKKEVKAELAEDHDAEQAKDLLRRFNESAMNGRHKVEKKVSASQIAFGYGGEATSFKPYRNPSSGSDNSAFSGVREKEYKEPWDYYSNYPVTLPLRRPYSGNPELLDEEEFGEAAESRTFDENSTNPAKELGLLEENPETSVFLIQLPAALPAIKGSASSGGQDGSESSCKPQGSMKKVKPCKLNELPPGLMGKMLVYKSGAIKLKLGDTLYDISVTRWVKPPIGKVKLNCNTSLSLAMVESKETGKLEARNTAGFGAVLRDDKGAWFKGCAGNLPPEWSVCHREIFAMWTGLRLAWDCGVRDVVCETDSREAFMAVQQHPETVQRDYDDLLMNIQEMQSRSWKVEFNLVLREANNVAHLLAEKGAEGSEDSVKYVEWLRPLNFVLDAVRRDSQAS; encoded by the exons ATGGATTCAAACCGTTCAAATAATGCCCCAGGAAGGAAG GTTAAATTCGCACCAAAAGCGCCACCTCGCCGAGCGCCAAAGAAAGAAGTTAAAGC TGAACTGGCCGAGGATCATGATGCGGAACAGGCCAAGGATTTGCTTCGGCGCTTCAAT GAAAGTGCCATGAATGGCAGGCACAAGGTTGAGAAAAAAG TGTCAGCTTCACAGATTGCCTTTGGTTATGGAGGCGAAGCAACATCCTTCAAGCCATATCGCAATCCCAGCAGTGGCAGTGACAATTCTGCATTCAGTG GTGTGAGAGAGAAAGAATACAAAGAACCATGG GACTATTACAGTAATTATCCTGTTACACTCCCATTGAGGAGGCCTTATTCAGGAAACCCAG AACTCCTTGATGAAGAGGAATTTGGGGAGGCTGCAGAATCCAGAACCTTCGATGAAAATTCAACAAATCCAGCAAAGGAGCTTGGCCTTTTG GAGGAAAACCCGGAGACAAGTGTGTTCTTGATCCAGTTACCAGCAGCTTTGCCAGCGATTAAAGGATCAGCTTCTTCTGGAGGCCAAGATGGCAGTGAGAGCTCTTGTAAACCTCAAGGATCCATGAAAAAAGTGAAGCCCTGTAAGTTGAATGAACTACCACCTGGCCTCATGGGCAAAATGCTTGTATACAAGAGTGGTGCTATCAAGCTGAAGCTTGGCGATACACTTTATGAT ATTAGTGTGACTCGTTGGGTGAAGCCTCCTATTGGTAAGGTGAAGCTGAATTGTAATACAAGTCTATCCCTGGCGATGGTGGAATCCAAGGAGACGGGGAAACTCGAGGCGAGGAACACAGCTGGTTTTGGGGCCGTTTTGAGAGATGACAAAGGAGCTTGGTTTAAAGGTTGTGCTGGAAATCTTCCTCCTGAGTGGTCGGTCTGTCACCGTGAGATCTTTGCCATGTGGACAGGTCTTCGTCTTGCTTGGGATTGTGGTGTGAGGGATGTTGTTTGTGAGACTGATTCGCGGGAGGCCTTCATGGCAGTGCAGCAGCACCCGGAGACGGTGCAAAGAGACTATGATGACTTGTTGATGAATATTCAGGAAATGCAGAGTAGAAGTTGGAAGGTAGAGTTTAATCTAGTGTTGAGGGAAGCTAACAATGTTGCTCATCTGCTGGCCGAGAAAGGAGCAGAGGGTAGTGAGGATAGTGTGAAGTACGTGGAGTGGCTGCGACCTTTGAATTTCGTTCTGGATGCTGTCCGTCGTGATTCTCAAGCCTCTTGA
- the LOC107643580 gene encoding growth-regulating factor 1 isoform X1: MMNGGSSRSSRFPFTPSQWQELEHQALIYKYMASGISIPPDLLFSIKRGYHLDHSRLFPHHHPPQHLGWNYLQMGLGRKIDPEPGRCRRTDGKKWRCSKEAYPDSKYCERHMHRGKNRSRKPVEQQQPLKQSPAAAPTNTDDAAASSHHAPSSSTTTTILSITNNNNNSLSPLSSASLSSHHDLYHQHQHQHSFLYHHQPSSRSSNSIGFSFQDNNNAAPLFLDTQTNTDCRERYIYGLKEEVDEHAFFTEPSGTMRSFSASSMDDSWQLTPLTISSSTSSKQRSCSGLSNENNNEYSYLQLHHHNNNNNSKQREAEQDHGCYMALGKEEEPHHQKTTVHRFFDEWPHKSRGGSSWLDLDDKSSTTQLSISIPTSSHDFTTFTSRNTRDG, from the exons ATGATGAATGGTGGAAGCAGCAGGAGCAGCAGGTTCCCATTCACACCATCACAGTGGCAAGAGCTTGAACACCAAGCACTCATCTACAAATACATGGCTTCTGGCATCTCCATCCCCCCTGATCTCCTCTTCTCCATCAAAAGAGGCTACCACCTTGACCACTCTAGGCTCTTCCCTCACCACCACCCTCCACAACACC TTGGATGGAACTATCTGCAGATGGGTCTGGGAAGAAAGATAGACCCTGAACCAGGAAGATGCAGAAGAACCGATGGAAAAAAATGGAGATGCTCAAAGGAAGCATATCCAGATTCAAAGTACTGTGAGAGGCACATGCACAGAGGCAAGAACCGTTCAAGAAAGCCTGTGGAACAACAACAACCTTTGAAACAATCACCAGCAGCAGCACCAACCAACACGGATGATGCTGCTGCTTCTTCTCATCATGCTCCATCTTCTTCAACCACAACAACAATCTTATCAAtcaccaacaacaacaataactctctctctcctctctcatcTGCATCACTGTCCTCTCATCATGACCTTTATcatcaacaccaacaccaacactcCTTCCTCTACCACCACCAACCCTCTTCAAGGTCCTCCAACTCCATTGGCTTCTCTTTTCAGGACAACAACAACGCTGCTCCTTTGTTTCTTGACACCCAGACCAACACCGACTGCAG AGAGAGGTATATTTATGGGCTGAAAGAGGAGGTGGATGAGCATGCTTTCTTCACTGAACCTTCGGGAACAATGAGAAGCTTCTCTGCTTCGTCCATGGATGATTCATGGCAGCTGACACCACTCACCATAAGCTCCTCAACTTCTTCGAAGCAGAGGAGCTGCTCTGGCTTGTCCAATGAAAACAACAACGAGTACTCTTACTTGCAGCTtcaccaccataacaacaacaacaactcaaagcAAAGAGAAGCAGAACAAGATCATGGTTGCTACATGGCTCTTGGGAAAGAAGAAGAGCCACATCATCAGAAGACCACCGTTCATCGTTTCTTCGATGAATGGCCTCACAAGAGTAGAGGAGGCTCATCCTGGCTTGATTTGGATGATAAATCTTCCACTACTCAGCTTTCCATTTCCATCCCCACATCCTCTCATGACTTCACAACCTTCACTTCAAGGAACACTAGAG atgGTTAA
- the LOC107643567 gene encoding mediator of RNA polymerase II transcription subunit 20a isoform X1 — translation MTVKWILHWTPTQGSVVNSQILNEISQCVESFNAVKDGRWKATLTFYRPNLRDPTIPSEFPRDFLGISLLEQPNKYYFIIRGNKIILEADSTILTIMEKLQSYKSKVALNFEGVQYKMGDFQMKVVKVVPNQGESLRGILIEIEYLPISSIEKAKPIMEEFLELWREVMSKKSLPGHFSQAEPHFAEYKLPDNYTSQHTAIQYAAALAQLIASAQLRG, via the exons ATGACAGTCAAATG GATTCTTCACTGGACTCCAACCCAAGGATCCGTCGTCAATAGCCAAATCCTGAACGAGATTTCGCAGTGCGTCGAGAGCTTCAATGCCGTCAAAGACGGAAGGTGGAAGGCTACCCTCACTTTCTACAGACCCAATTTGCgag ACCCAACGATTCCCAGCGAATTCCCGCGTGATTTTCTGGGGATTTCGCTTTTGGAGCAGCCCAACAAATACTACTTCATAATTCGCGGTAACAAAATAATCCTCGAGGCTGATTCTACTATCTTGACTATAATGGAGAAATTGCAGTCTTATAAATCCAAAGTTGCTCTTAATTTCGAG GGAGTGCAGTATAAAATGGGTGACTTTCAGATGAAGGTGGTCAAAGTTGTTCCCAATCAAGGTGAAAGTCTCAGAGGAATTTTGATTGAG ATTGAGTATCTCCCTATCTCATCAATCGAAAAAGCCAAGCCAATTATGGAAGAATTTCTTGAGCTGTGGCGAGAAGTCATGTCTAAAAAATCATTACCAGGGCATTTCTCGCAAGCAGAACCACATTTTGCAGAGTATAAGCTTCCCGACAATTATACCTCACAACATACAGCTATCCAGTATGCTGCTGCGTTAGCCCAACTAATTGCATCAGCACAGTTAAGGGGCTAG
- the LOC107643567 gene encoding mediator of RNA polymerase II transcription subunit 20a isoform X3 translates to MPSKTEDPTIPSEFPRDFLGISLLEQPNKYYFIIRGNKIILEADSTILTIMEKLQSYKSKVALNFEGVQYKMGDFQMKVVKVVPNQGESLRGILIEIEYLPISSIEKAKPIMEEFLELWREVMSKKSLPGHFSQAEPHFAEYKLPDNYTSQHTAIQYAAALAQLIASAQLRG, encoded by the exons ATGCCGTCAAAGACGGAAG ACCCAACGATTCCCAGCGAATTCCCGCGTGATTTTCTGGGGATTTCGCTTTTGGAGCAGCCCAACAAATACTACTTCATAATTCGCGGTAACAAAATAATCCTCGAGGCTGATTCTACTATCTTGACTATAATGGAGAAATTGCAGTCTTATAAATCCAAAGTTGCTCTTAATTTCGAG GGAGTGCAGTATAAAATGGGTGACTTTCAGATGAAGGTGGTCAAAGTTGTTCCCAATCAAGGTGAAAGTCTCAGAGGAATTTTGATTGAG ATTGAGTATCTCCCTATCTCATCAATCGAAAAAGCCAAGCCAATTATGGAAGAATTTCTTGAGCTGTGGCGAGAAGTCATGTCTAAAAAATCATTACCAGGGCATTTCTCGCAAGCAGAACCACATTTTGCAGAGTATAAGCTTCCCGACAATTATACCTCACAACATACAGCTATCCAGTATGCTGCTGCGTTAGCCCAACTAATTGCATCAGCACAGTTAAGGGGCTAG